A window of the Polaribacter batillariae genome harbors these coding sequences:
- the purH gene encoding bifunctional phosphoribosylaminoimidazolecarboxamide formyltransferase/IMP cyclohydrolase has translation MSTLKTIKSALISVFHKDGLEPIVRKLDELNVTIYSTGGTEKFIKELGINVIPVEDVTSYPSILGGRVKTLHPKVFGGILNRQDHEGDIAELKEYNIPQIDLVIVDLYPFEKTVASGASEQDIVEKIDIGGISLIRAAAKNCKDTFIVSSMDQYEDFLSILSENKGETSIEQRKKYAAKSFNVSSHYDTAIFNYFNNNEEPALKISETNAQVLRYGENPHQKGYFFGDLEEMFDKLHGKELSYNNLLDVDAAVNLMEEFKGEAPTFAILKHNNACGFAQRETISEAYSDALAGDPVSAFGGILIANTQIDAATAEKIHTLFCEVVIAPSYSDEALKILKGKKNRIILVQKEIELPKTTIRTCLNGNLVQDKDHVTDKLEDLKYVTNNKPTESELEDLLFASKLCKNTKSNTIILVKNKQLLAGGTGQTSRVDALNQAIEKATSFNFDLKGCVMASDAFFPFPDCVEIAHKAGVKSVIQPGGSIKDQLSIDYCNNNGLSMVMTGTRHFKH, from the coding sequence ATGAGCACTTTAAAAACAATTAAATCCGCATTAATTTCGGTATTTCACAAAGATGGTTTAGAGCCAATTGTAAGAAAATTAGATGAATTAAATGTAACTATTTATTCAACCGGAGGAACAGAAAAATTTATCAAAGAACTGGGTATAAACGTAATTCCTGTAGAAGATGTTACTTCTTATCCTTCTATTTTAGGCGGACGAGTTAAAACGTTGCATCCAAAAGTTTTTGGAGGAATTTTAAACAGGCAAGATCACGAAGGTGATATTGCAGAATTAAAAGAGTACAACATTCCACAAATAGATTTGGTAATTGTAGATTTATATCCGTTCGAAAAAACGGTTGCTTCAGGCGCTTCTGAACAAGATATTGTAGAGAAAATAGATATTGGTGGTATTTCATTAATTAGAGCTGCAGCGAAAAATTGTAAAGATACTTTTATTGTTTCTTCTATGGATCAATATGAAGATTTCTTGTCTATTTTATCAGAAAATAAAGGAGAGACTTCTATAGAACAAAGAAAAAAATATGCCGCAAAATCTTTTAATGTGTCTTCGCATTACGATACTGCAATTTTTAATTATTTTAATAATAACGAAGAACCTGCATTAAAAATAAGCGAAACAAATGCACAAGTTTTACGTTATGGAGAAAACCCGCACCAAAAAGGATATTTCTTTGGCGATTTAGAAGAAATGTTCGACAAATTACATGGCAAAGAATTAAGTTACAATAACTTATTAGATGTAGATGCTGCCGTAAATTTAATGGAAGAATTTAAAGGAGAAGCACCCACTTTTGCCATTTTAAAGCATAACAATGCGTGTGGTTTTGCACAAAGAGAAACCATTAGCGAGGCATATTCAGATGCTTTGGCTGGAGATCCAGTTTCTGCTTTCGGCGGAATTTTAATTGCAAATACACAAATAGATGCAGCAACTGCAGAGAAAATTCACACACTTTTTTGTGAAGTGGTTATTGCTCCAAGTTATTCAGATGAAGCTTTAAAAATTCTAAAAGGAAAAAAGAACAGAATTATTTTAGTACAAAAAGAAATTGAATTGCCAAAAACAACAATTAGAACTTGTTTAAATGGCAATTTAGTGCAAGATAAAGACCATGTTACAGATAAATTAGAAGATTTAAAATACGTTACCAACAATAAACCAACAGAAAGCGAGTTAGAAGATTTATTGTTTGCATCTAAATTGTGTAAGAATACAAAATCGAACACCATTATTTTAGTAAAAAACAAGCAATTATTGGCTGGAGGAACAGGGCAAACAAGTAGGGTAGATGCTTTAAACCAAGCTATAGAAAAAGCCACTTCTTTTAATTTCGATTTAAAAGGTTGTGTAATGGCAAGTGATGCATTTTTTCCATTTCCAGATTGTGTAGAAATTGCACACAAAGCTGGCGTAAAAAGTGTAATTCAGCCAGGAGGATCTATAAAAGATCAATTAAGTATAGATTACTGTAATAACAACGGTTTATCTATGGTAATGACAGGAACAAGACATTTTAAACATTAA
- the rodA gene encoding rod shape-determining protein RodA, protein MRQERNNIFAGIDWILIFLYIILVGFGWLNIYAASNTEKAVELLSFSTRYSKQLIFICLTIPLIIIVLFFNSKFYEKFASILYIISLLSLVGLFLFGKKINGATSWYNFGVIGLQPSEFVKAFTALAVAKLLSDRQYNFKLIKNQIKAFIIVFFPAILIFLQPDAGSALIYLSFFFVLNREGLTLNYILLGAAFIVLFLLTIFFGAKSMLIGSFALITIIAFYLFYREGKRFFRFNWYKLLAVYLILGVFISGTDYGYKNVLPSHQKDRFDILLGKKTDYKGIGYNSYQSELTISSGGFSGKGFLKGDLTKGDFVPEQDTDYIFSVIGEEWGFLGTTTVILLFMLMLYRIIYLAETHNNKFGRIYGYGLASILFFHVVVNIGMVIGLLPTIGIPLPFFSYGGSSLWGFTILLFIFIRLDAHKNYEW, encoded by the coding sequence TTGCGTCAGGAACGAAATAATATTTTTGCAGGTATCGATTGGATTTTAATTTTCCTGTACATAATTTTGGTGGGTTTTGGCTGGTTAAATATCTACGCAGCTTCAAATACAGAAAAAGCTGTAGAATTGTTAAGTTTTTCTACAAGATATAGCAAACAACTTATTTTTATTTGTTTAACAATTCCGTTAATAATTATAGTTCTTTTTTTTAATTCTAAGTTTTACGAAAAATTTGCAAGCATACTCTATATAATATCATTACTATCGCTTGTAGGTTTATTTCTTTTTGGAAAAAAAATTAACGGAGCAACTTCTTGGTATAACTTTGGGGTAATTGGTTTGCAACCATCAGAATTTGTAAAGGCATTTACAGCATTGGCAGTTGCAAAATTATTAAGTGATCGCCAATACAATTTTAAGTTAATTAAAAACCAAATAAAAGCCTTTATAATCGTATTTTTTCCAGCTATTTTAATTTTTTTACAACCAGATGCTGGTTCTGCACTTATTTATTTGTCGTTCTTTTTTGTTTTAAATAGAGAAGGGTTAACATTAAATTATATATTACTTGGTGCCGCATTTATCGTATTATTTCTTTTAACAATTTTCTTCGGAGCCAAATCGATGTTAATAGGGTCGTTTGCATTAATTACCATCATTGCATTTTATTTATTTTACAGAGAAGGAAAACGTTTTTTTCGTTTCAACTGGTATAAATTATTAGCAGTATATCTTATATTAGGGGTGTTTATTTCTGGAACAGATTATGGGTATAAAAATGTTTTGCCTTCGCATCAAAAAGATAGATTCGATATTTTGTTGGGTAAAAAAACAGATTATAAAGGAATTGGGTATAACTCTTATCAATCGGAACTAACCATAAGCTCTGGAGGTTTTAGCGGAAAAGGATTTTTAAAAGGAGATTTAACAAAAGGAGATTTTGTGCCAGAACAAGACACAGATTATATTTTTAGTGTTATTGGAGAAGAATGGGGCTTTTTAGGAACCACAACAGTAATTCTTCTCTTTATGTTAATGTTGTATCGAATAATCTATTTAGCAGAAACACACAATAACAAATTCGGAAGAATTTACGGCTATGGATTGGCGTCTATACTTTTTTTTCATGTAGTTGTTAACATAGGAATGGTTATTGGGCTCTTACCAACAATAGGCATTCCACTACCATTTTTTAGTTACGGAGGTTCTTCTCTTTGGGGCTTTACAATTCTGTTATTTATCTTTATTAGGCTAGATGCGCATAAAAATTATGAGTGGTAG
- the mreC gene encoding rod shape-determining protein MreC: MQQLIYFFQKFKYLLFFLMLQLIAVALTFNNLNFHKSKYVSSANAITGGMYNQASSILEYIHLKSVNQQLLEENTLLRNQLEKNNSVVFNIDSTVVDSIKYNQKYTFTNAKIINNNYSKAFNYLTINKGKNEGLDKEMAVVNGRGIVGITDFSSSKYTRVQSILNKNSNINAKLRNQYFFGSLKWDGKDYNVVQLTDVPRQAPVKVGDTIETGGRSTIFPAGILIGTVINVDKNNSVDNIIDVKLFNDMSNIGPVYVIKNLDKEEIKFLESQDIE, encoded by the coding sequence ATGCAACAACTTATTTACTTTTTTCAGAAGTTTAAGTATCTTTTATTCTTTTTAATGTTGCAGTTAATCGCAGTTGCTTTAACTTTTAATAATCTTAATTTTCATAAAAGTAAATATGTAAGTTCTGCAAACGCAATTACTGGCGGTATGTATAACCAGGCTTCTAGTATTTTAGAATACATTCACTTAAAATCTGTAAATCAACAGCTTTTAGAAGAAAACACACTTTTAAGAAATCAATTAGAAAAAAACAATTCGGTTGTTTTTAATATCGACTCTACAGTGGTAGATTCTATAAAATACAACCAGAAATATACATTTACCAATGCCAAAATAATTAATAATAATTACTCGAAAGCTTTTAATTATCTAACAATTAACAAAGGTAAAAATGAAGGTTTAGATAAAGAAATGGCCGTTGTAAATGGTAGAGGTATTGTTGGAATAACAGATTTTTCTTCATCAAAATACACAAGAGTACAATCTATTTTAAATAAAAATAGCAACATTAATGCGAAACTAAGAAATCAATATTTCTTTGGAAGTTTAAAGTGGGATGGTAAAGATTATAATGTTGTTCAACTAACAGATGTACCAAGACAAGCTCCCGTAAAAGTTGGAGATACTATAGAAACTGGAGGAAGATCGACCATTTTTCCGGCAGGAATTTTAATAGGAACTGTTATAAATGTAGATAAAAATAACTCCGTAGATAATATTATTGATGTTAAATTATTTAACGACATGAGTAATATTGGACCTGTATATGTCATAAAAAATTTAGATAAAGAAGAAATTAAATTTTTAGAAAGCCAAGACATTGAATAA
- the hflX gene encoding GTPase HflX, with amino-acid sequence MIDAKEAISEKAVLIGVITQLQDEEKSEEYLDELQFLTETAGGVPVKRFVQKMEKPNPKTFLGTGKLDEVKAYIDAHNIGTAIFDDELSPAQLRNIEKILDCKILDRTNLILDIFAQRAQTSSAKTQVELAQHQYLLPRLTRLWTHLDKQKGGIGMRGPGETEIETDRRIINDRIALLKKKLKTIDKQMAVQRKNRGKMVRVALVGYTNVGKSTLMNVISKSDVFAENKLFATLDTTVRKVVIKNIPFLMTDTVGFIRKLPTQLVESFKSTLDEVREADLLLHVVDISHPNFEDHIASVNTILNDIKCGDKPTLMVFNKIDAYEHETIENDDLVTEKTKEHYTLQDWKKTWMNDKEVESIFISALNKENLEDFKEKTYQEVKKIHIQRFPYNDFLYYEYKEEE; translated from the coding sequence ATGATAGACGCAAAAGAAGCCATTTCCGAAAAAGCCGTATTAATTGGTGTAATTACGCAACTTCAAGACGAAGAAAAATCGGAAGAATATTTAGACGAATTACAATTTTTAACAGAAACCGCAGGCGGAGTTCCTGTAAAACGTTTTGTACAAAAAATGGAAAAACCAAATCCTAAAACTTTCTTAGGAACAGGTAAATTAGATGAAGTAAAAGCATATATAGATGCCCATAATATTGGAACAGCCATTTTCGATGACGAACTATCGCCAGCGCAATTAAGAAATATCGAAAAAATTCTAGATTGTAAAATTTTAGACAGAACCAATTTAATCTTAGATATTTTCGCACAAAGAGCACAAACAAGTTCCGCGAAAACTCAGGTAGAATTGGCGCAACATCAATATTTATTACCACGTTTAACCAGACTTTGGACGCACCTAGATAAACAAAAAGGAGGAATTGGAATGCGTGGTCCTGGAGAAACAGAAATAGAAACCGATAGACGTATTATTAACGATAGAATTGCACTCTTAAAAAAGAAATTAAAAACGATTGATAAGCAAATGGCTGTGCAACGTAAAAACCGTGGAAAAATGGTACGTGTTGCATTGGTTGGCTACACAAACGTTGGAAAATCTACCTTAATGAACGTAATTAGTAAAAGCGATGTTTTTGCAGAAAACAAACTGTTTGCAACCTTAGACACCACCGTTCGTAAAGTAGTTATTAAAAACATCCCTTTTTTAATGACAGACACAGTAGGTTTTATTCGAAAACTACCCACACAATTGGTAGAATCTTTTAAATCTACCTTAGATGAAGTTCGCGAAGCAGATTTATTATTGCATGTCGTAGATATTTCTCATCCTAATTTTGAAGATCATATTGCTTCTGTAAATACCATTTTAAACGATATTAAATGTGGAGACAAACCCACTTTAATGGTTTTTAATAAGATTGATGCTTATGAACACGAAACCATCGAAAACGACGATTTGGTTACAGAAAAAACCAAAGAACACTACACTTTACAAGATTGGAAAAAAACATGGATGAACGATAAAGAAGTGGAATCTATTTTTATTTCTGCCTTAAACAAAGAAAATTTAGAAGATTTTAAAGAAAAAACGTACCAAGAAGTAAAGAAAATTCACATTCAGCGTTTTCCTTATAACGATTTTTTGTATTACGAATATAAAGAGGAAGAGTAG
- the mrdA gene encoding penicillin-binding protein 2 yields MQKSFLIYFLITLVGFVFIGRLFQLQIIRGESYDPIHNAAVKIEYDYPERGYVYDRNGVLLVANQLSYDVMVQPNQVKPLDTVEFCKLIKITKEDFLKRFKKAENYAPYLPSVFLKQLAKEDFAFLQEKLHKYKGFFIQKRIIRNYPVKVAANVLGYIGEVNENLARKSDYYQQGELIGKDGIEKQYEDLLRGKKGKKYYHRNRFNKVTGSYKNGEYDTLPENGKDLTLTLDIELQAYAQELMKGKRGGIVAIEPSTGEILALVTAPSYDPNMLVGRKRSKNSSILMDPENPERPTYDRGLMGAYPPGSPFKMMNALIGLQENVITEETPFYCNGGYRYGGRKGEFMGCHCGIYGRAVHLKTAIAKSCNSYFSNTYKRIVEKNNKPTEGLNNWNKHVESFGLGNYLGYDLPAGSPGLIPDGNYYDARLNYRWNGSSTISNAIGQGEVLTTPIQLANFTAAIANRGFFYTPHILKKVDNISIDNPDFTKKKITTINKEHFKPVIEAMHEVFKTGTGRWSQVEGIEICGKTGTSENHAIVNGKRIQLEDHSILVAFAPKDNPKIALAIFVENGGYGSTIAAPITSLLIEKYINGKISKANKYREKNMLNLSLQDIYNKQIEKPLEEIASGTK; encoded by the coding sequence ATGCAAAAAAGCTTTTTAATATATTTTTTAATCACGTTAGTAGGTTTCGTTTTTATAGGGCGTTTGTTTCAGCTTCAAATAATTAGAGGAGAAAGTTACGATCCAATACACAACGCAGCTGTAAAAATTGAATATGATTATCCAGAAAGAGGATATGTGTACGATAGAAATGGTGTTTTGTTAGTAGCAAACCAGCTTTCTTATGATGTAATGGTTCAGCCAAATCAAGTAAAACCCTTAGATACTGTTGAGTTTTGCAAACTCATAAAAATTACCAAAGAAGATTTTTTAAAACGTTTTAAAAAGGCAGAAAACTATGCGCCTTATTTGCCTTCTGTATTTCTAAAACAACTGGCAAAAGAAGATTTTGCTTTTTTACAAGAAAAATTACATAAATACAAAGGATTTTTTATCCAAAAAAGAATTATTAGAAACTACCCCGTAAAAGTCGCAGCCAATGTATTAGGCTATATTGGAGAAGTAAACGAGAATTTGGCTAGAAAAAGCGATTATTACCAGCAAGGAGAATTGATTGGAAAAGACGGTATAGAAAAACAATACGAAGATTTATTAAGAGGAAAAAAAGGAAAGAAATATTACCATAGAAATCGATTTAATAAAGTTACAGGCTCCTACAAAAACGGAGAATACGATACACTTCCCGAAAACGGAAAAGACTTAACACTTACTTTAGATATCGAATTACAAGCCTATGCACAAGAGTTAATGAAAGGCAAAAGAGGAGGTATTGTAGCAATAGAACCTTCTACAGGAGAAATTTTAGCTTTGGTAACTGCACCTTCTTACGATCCTAATATGTTGGTGGGTAGAAAACGTTCTAAAAATTCGTCTATTTTAATGGATCCAGAGAACCCAGAAAGGCCAACTTACGATAGAGGGTTAATGGGGGCTTATCCTCCAGGATCTCCTTTTAAAATGATGAATGCACTCATAGGTTTACAAGAAAATGTAATTACAGAAGAAACACCATTTTATTGTAATGGTGGCTATAGATATGGTGGAAGAAAAGGAGAGTTTATGGGTTGCCATTGTGGTATTTATGGAAGAGCTGTTCACTTAAAAACAGCGATTGCAAAATCTTGCAACAGTTATTTTTCAAATACATACAAAAGAATTGTAGAAAAAAATAATAAACCAACAGAAGGTTTAAATAACTGGAACAAACACGTAGAAAGTTTTGGTTTAGGAAACTATTTAGGATACGATTTACCTGCAGGAAGCCCTGGTTTAATTCCAGATGGTAATTATTATGATGCAAGATTAAATTATAGATGGAATGGTTCTTCTACAATTTCTAATGCAATTGGGCAAGGAGAAGTTTTAACCACACCAATTCAATTGGCAAATTTTACAGCAGCAATTGCAAATCGAGGTTTTTTTTACACACCACACATATTAAAAAAAGTAGATAATATTTCTATTGATAACCCAGATTTTACAAAGAAAAAAATAACAACCATAAATAAAGAACATTTTAAGCCTGTTATAGAGGCAATGCACGAGGTTTTTAAAACAGGAACAGGAAGATGGAGCCAAGTAGAAGGAATAGAAATTTGTGGTAAAACAGGAACTTCAGAAAATCATGCAATTGTTAATGGTAAAAGAATTCAATTAGAAGATCACTCTATTTTAGTCGCATTTGCACCTAAAGATAACCCTAAAATAGCATTGGCTATTTTTGTTGAAAATGGAGGATATGGCTCTACAATTGCAGCTCCAATTACAAGTTTATTAATTGAAAAATATATAAATGGAAAAATATCGAAAGCAAATAAATACAGAGAAAAAAATATGCTAAATTTAAGTTTGCAAGATATTTATAATAAACAAATTGAAAAACCATTAGAAGAAATTGCGTCAGGAACGAAATAA
- a CDS encoding rod shape-determining protein, with translation MGFFDFMTEDIAIDLGTANTLIIHNGKVVIDSPSIVARNRITGKIIAIGKEANLMQGKTHENIKTIRPLKDGVIADFQASEEMIKEFVKQIPSIKKKLFPPALRMVICIPSGITEVEKRAVRDSAKHMNAKEIYLIYEPMAAAIGVGIDIMEPKGNMIIDIGGGTTEIAVIALAGIVCDQSVKVAGDLFTNDIMYYMRTQHNLHVGETTAEKIKITIGAATEDLETPPEDMLVQGRDLLSGKPKQVQVSFREIAKALDKSILRIEDAVMETLSKTPPELAADIYNTGIYLAGGGSMLRGLDKRLSRKTDLPVYVAEDPLRAVVRGTGIALKELDKYKNVLMK, from the coding sequence ATGGGTTTTTTTGATTTTATGACGGAAGATATTGCGATTGATTTAGGGACCGCAAATACATTGATTATTCACAATGGAAAAGTGGTTATCGATAGTCCTTCAATTGTTGCCAGAAATAGAATTACCGGAAAAATCATTGCAATTGGTAAAGAAGCCAATTTAATGCAAGGAAAAACCCATGAAAATATCAAAACAATTCGTCCGTTAAAAGATGGTGTTATTGCAGATTTTCAAGCATCTGAAGAGATGATTAAAGAGTTTGTAAAGCAAATTCCTTCTATTAAAAAGAAATTATTTCCACCAGCATTAAGAATGGTTATTTGCATTCCTTCAGGAATTACAGAGGTAGAAAAACGAGCAGTTCGCGATTCTGCAAAACACATGAATGCCAAAGAAATTTATTTAATTTACGAACCAATGGCAGCTGCAATTGGGGTAGGAATAGATATTATGGAGCCAAAAGGAAACATGATTATTGATATTGGTGGTGGTACAACAGAAATCGCTGTAATTGCTTTGGCAGGTATTGTTTGCGACCAATCTGTAAAAGTTGCAGGAGATTTATTTACCAACGATATTATGTATTATATGCGTACCCAACATAACTTACATGTTGGAGAAACCACTGCAGAAAAAATAAAAATAACCATTGGTGCAGCTACAGAAGATTTAGAAACTCCGCCAGAAGACATGTTGGTTCAAGGTAGAGATTTACTAAGTGGTAAACCCAAACAAGTACAAGTTTCCTTTAGAGAAATTGCAAAAGCATTAGACAAATCTATTTTAAGAATAGAAGATGCTGTAATGGAAACATTGTCTAAAACACCTCCAGAATTAGCAGCAGATATTTACAATACAGGTATTTATTTAGCAGGTGGTGGTTCTATGTTAAGAGGTTTAGATAAAAGATTGTCCAGAAAAACAGATTTGCCAGTTTACGTAGCCGAAGATCCATTAAGAGCGGTTGTACGAGGAACAGGAATTGCTTTAAAAGAATTAGATAAATACAAAAATGTATTAATGAAATAA